The genomic segment TGGGTTGTATGCGGTAGTAGTAACAAGACTGGATATGGCCAAATTCTGCTACCAGTACAAATTTGGTTTGGTCTACTCTCTCCTCAGTTTGGATAGTGCAGCCATTGTTCATTGGCCTATTGTTCACACCCTTGTGGCTGCTACCAACAGTTTACTTTGTCTGGTTATTTCTGGACTGGAAGACTCCGGATCGAGGTAAGACTTGTGCACCTAGAGAGAAGAATGTTCCACCATAGCCCAGAACCCTGCTTTCAGGAGAGTTCCACTCACCATGCCACAGGCCTCTCTCCAAAGTTCTTAGAGGCACAAATGCTAGACAGCTGAAACCATTCTgggatctctttctttcctcttggaTATAGTCCCTCCAAGTTTCTAGAGTATCTCTGTGTGAGTAAGAGGCATGAGATGGAATACTAATATTTTCTACTGGCACTTTGGTCTCAGGTGGCAGGCGTTCAGCTTGGGTAAGAAACTGGAATATCTGGACCCACATCAAGGACTATTTCCCCATCACAGTAAGTATCCTTTCCCTACTGTCTCTCTCAATGTTCAAAATGCAGGCATTATACCAAATGACTAGGAGTGTCCATAAGAAAACTGAGCATCTTGGTGAAGTGTCAGCTCTGGCTAGATTATAGCATGGTCTTCTGTACTTCACTGGGATGGTTTGGAAACTCTTGGTATAACCTGCCATATGACATAGGCCAAAGGAAAGTATCTTTCAGTTTAACAAACATGATTCTAGCACTTCCACTAGCCATGTGTTTGGGCTTCAGAGAAGTAACTACAATGTGATTCTTCATGAGCAAAAACTTCCCATCTGCTGGGGAGAGCAGGTAGGTGAATGGTGCCAGACACAGAAGTGATTCTGATGAAATATAGAGAAGAAATGCTTCACAGATGTGGCAGTATTTAAGCAAGTGGCTCATCAGTTCCACTTGCCCCAGATCCTATCTTGTCACCCCAGGGCTGTGGAGATCAAAGTGCACACCTCTTGAAACCCTTGTGTGCTTTGCCTGTTAGGCAGCTAGTTCAGAGAATACCTAAATCCCTGGCGTGTCTTCACCTCGCTGCTGCATGTGAGCTCATTCCACCCTCTATGCCATTTGTTTCCATGGTTGCAGATCCTGAAGACTAAGGACCTGTCACCTTCACAGAACTACATCATGGGGGTCCACCCCCATGGTCTCCTGACCTTCGGTGCCTTCTGCAACTTCTGCACTGAGGCCACAGGCTTCTCGAAGACCTTCCCAGGCATCACTCCTCACTTGGCCACACTGTCCTGGTTCTTCAAGATCCCACTTATTAGGGACTACATCATGGCCAAAGGTGCTTCTGATCATACTCACTGGAGCTTCTGGTCCATTTCACTGTAGCCCTTTTGTAACGCACCCTTTGAAGCCTCTTCTCCCCCACTGCACCATTCCTTTGCCCTGTAATCATAGTTTGGAAGGAAGCCAAAGCATATGTCCTGGAGTTAACCTGTCCAGCTTAAATCTTGGCTCTGTTGTCTTCTGTAAGGTTACAGGCAAATCAGCTAACTTCTAGTGGACTCAACTTCCTCACCTGAAAAATAGTGCTAAAATCATATAGCAGTTACATGAGGATTCTCTTAAGAATAGTATCTTAAATAAGTAAAGCAGTCAACATGATGCCTGGCACAGAGTGTGTGCTCAATGAACAGTGGGTATTGCTATTAATAGAAAGGGatagaaaaaatgaaattcagaaagtGTTATTTATCCCACTGAAAACCACCCTGCTGTAGCTTCCGTCAGTGCTTCCTATAGACATTGCCTTCAAGTGAAACATTCTCATGACCTTCTCTTCACCACACTTCTGTTCCATCTCCTTAACTTAAGCTTTTCCTCCTATGAGCCATGGGAACACAGAAGCCAGCCTCTTATTTCTAACATTTGCTCCTCTCCTGAAGACTTTGTCCTCTCTGTGCCTTGATTATCTCTAGGAGTATGTTCTGTGAGCCAGGCATCCATCgactacctgctgagccatggcaCTGGAAACCTCGTGGGCATTGTTgtgggaggagtgggagaagCCCTACAGAGTGTGCCTAACACCACCACCCTCATCCTCAAGAAGCGCAAAGGGTTTGTGCGCACAGCCCTTCGACATGGGTAGGTGGCCCCCAACAGGAGGAGTAGGTGTCCCTCTCTGGACAATACAAGCCTGTAGATTGTACCAAGATGAGTACCATTTGAGTTTTGCCCCCTGGGAACTTATGAGTGAGTAGGGAGAGATAggtatagttctttttaaaaagctttaggCCATCTGCTTCCTCTAAGCAAGCTGTGCCAGTTCCTATGAAGTCAGACTATGAACTCAGAGAGAATGTCCAGAGCAATTAGGCTCAGGCTAACATGTCGATTATATCCACATTGTTTCTGTGGCTAGTAGATACAATCCACATTTGTCTGTTGATAATAAGTGCAAGACACACTGCAGAGTAATGAGTTTGTGTGAAGAGCTGGTCTGGAGCACGATTTAAAATTCTGGCTCTATGAGGCTTGACATGTAGTTGAGTGGTACAActgcctaacatgcatgaggcTCTAGGTTCTTTCCTACCAccaggtaataataataataataataataataataataataataataataataataataataataataatataacaataacaataacaacaacagcatcCCTGGCTATATGATTTACCATACATGAAAGGATAGCATTCTAAGCTTTGGGATTTTCATCTTCCAAACAGGACTACTGATCATTGTTCCTTCTGCATGAGGTGACTGGACTTTACAGCTCAGGTAGACCTTTAACAcgatccctctgcctcagcttcatgGGTAGCTTTGATTACAGATCTGAGCCACCAGATCCAGTAGGTTATGAATGAATTCATTCATATAAAACACCTGGCATGTACCTTTACATGGTGGGTGACTGATATACTTCAGGTGTGCTGttttgagaaaagaagaaaaatggaagcacCTGGTGTCTGGAGTAAGAGGGAGTCTAGCTCACTGAACACAAGGGCAATTGTCCCATTGCATACTCAAAAAGGAGGCAATTCTGTCTTCAGATGACCTCACCTGAGGGGTCTGTCATTTTGAAGTATAGTATAGAAGGAGAGCTCTGAGTTGGAGCTAGGAGCCCTGAGTTCTAGTCTAGGCCCTGCTACTCTGTGGCTGCCTTcagaattttcattcttctgggtctgggtttggGTTTCCCCACTATAGCCTCACTCTTATGAGGAACCAATCAAGTAACACATGTCAAAATGCTGTGTTCACTTTTTCTCACTTACGGAGCCTAATCTTTTTCCTAGAGCACTATTCACAGTAGGTTCTTGtggcctttaaaaaagaaaacaatgttctCTGCTAGAATCCCAAGGACAATATCTTATGTTTGCTCTCCTTGAGGGAGGGGCATTTCctatatgtgcatttatatacatTACTGACATCTTATTATTTCTCTAGCAGAAAGTTAAGGTGTTTCCTCCTTGACAACCTTGGAAGCGTTTGCCATGTGGGTCTCTGAGTGTCTCTTCCTGgctcttctttcctgtctgtaTCTCTATATTTTGCCCTTGTAATCCAGGCTAAAAATAACACCCTCATTGGCCTGGAAATTTTCAAGGCAAGATATACCAAATAGGGAATCCtgtttaatgtaaaaaaaaaaaatgttttaggcCTTTAATGTTGTATCTTAATGGAAAAGTGACTGGCCTTAAACAAAAGTCCTTCCAGCATGGTCCCCACGATAACCTGAGTCTGAGAAATGAGCATTTTCCTACAGGGCTCATCTGGTCCCTACCTTCACATTTGGAGAAACGGAGGTATATGACCAGGTACTTTTCCATGAGGATAGCCGGATGTTCAAGTTCCAAAGCCGCTTTCGCCAGATCTTCGGTTTCTATTGTTGTGTTTTCTATGGACAAGGCTTCCATCAAGACCGCAAGGGACTCCTACCATACCACAAACCCATCGTCACTGTAGGTGAGTGCTGCTCTCAGCCTCAAGTCCATCTAAGctcttcctccatccatctaAACTGCATCTTACCCCTCTCCCACCaaagaagagggcagcagagtgG from the Mastomys coucha isolate ucsf_1 chromosome X, UCSF_Mcou_1, whole genome shotgun sequence genome contains:
- the Awat1 gene encoding acyl-CoA wax alcohol acyltransferase 1, translating into MSCSMKPDYIQSLSLLQWPLGYLAIFWIVQPLFIGLLFTPLWLLPTVYFVWLFLDWKTPDRGGRRSAWVRNWNIWTHIKDYFPITILKTKDLSPSQNYIMGVHPHGLLTFGAFCNFCTEATGFSKTFPGITPHLATLSWFFKIPLIRDYIMAKGVCSVSQASIDYLLSHGTGNLVGIVVGGVGEALQSVPNTTTLILKKRKGFVRTALRHGAHLVPTFTFGETEVYDQVLFHEDSRMFKFQSRFRQIFGFYCCVFYGQGFHQDRKGLLPYHKPIVTVVGEALPLPQVKNPSPELVDKYHTLYMDALYKLFEQHKVQYGCSNTQKLMFL